The window TGGTCAAGGATGGCGATGCGATCGCAATGCTCGGCCTCTTCCGCTTGGTGGGTGGTGACGACAAGGCTGGTGCCGCGGGTCTGCTTCAGCGCCAGCAATTCATCCCAGATGCGCCGCAGAGCCTCGGGGTCGACGCCGCGGCCGGGTTCGTCCAGCAGCAACAACGTCGGGTCGTGCAACAGCACGCGGGCGATCTCTATGCGCCGGCGCATGCCGCCCGAGTACGTCGCCGCCAGTTCGTCGGCTCGATCGCCAAGGTCCATCAAGCGCAACGCCTGGTCGATGCGCCCCGCCGCGCGCGCGCCCGGTAAACCGTACAGCGCGGCGCCCAGTTGCAGATTCTCGCGCCCGCTCAGCTTGAGGTCGATGCTGGGATCTTGAAACACCACGCCCAGGCGGGCGCGATAGCTGCGGCTGGTCGGTGACAGCGGCTGACCGTCCCACTCGAATTTTCCTCCGTCGGCGGGGATCAAGCCGGACAGCACGCGAAAGGCGGTGGTCTTCCCAGCGCCATTCGGGCCCAAAAGGCCGAAGATTTCGCCGGGCCGCACGTCGAAGGCGATGCCGTCCAGGGCCACGCGCGCGCCGAACCGCCGGCGCAGCTCAGCGACGCGCAGGCGCGGCGGTGAAGCAGCGGCGATGGCAAGGCCGGGGGCCAGCTCGGCGGCGCTCATGATCAGACGACGGTGCGATCGACGATCAAC of the Polyangia bacterium genome contains:
- a CDS encoding ABC transporter ATP-binding protein, with the protein product MSAAELAPGLAIAAASPPRLRVAELRRRFGARVALDGIAFDVRPGEIFGLLGPNGAGKTTAFRVLSGLIPADGGKFEWDGQPLSPTSRSYRARLGVVFQDPSIDLKLSGRENLQLGAALYGLPGARAAGRIDQALRLMDLGDRADELAATYSGGMRRRIEIARVLLHDPTLLLLDEPGRGVDPEALRRIWDELLALKQTRGTSLVVTTHQAEEAEHCDRIAILDQGAVRATGTPDELRRSVAGDVITVRGEGAEQIAATIAQRLQLPARVVGDVAVVEAAGGPEIIPRIAELFAPGRLSSIATARPTLADVFAKLTGRGLTS